A genomic segment from Alteribacillus bidgolensis encodes:
- the metE gene encoding 5-methyltetrahydropteroyltriglutamate--homocysteine S-methyltransferase: MGITWTSSNLGYPRLGENREWKKLLERLWKNELDEETFLKEMKHLRLNHLKKQKAKGIQSIPVGDFTFYDHMLDTAVMFGIIPRRFHSTDKKISLSTYFAMARGTAEAPACEMTKWFNTNYHYIVPELNETIPTLTENKPLKAYLEVKEELGIEGKPVLIGPITFLKLSKGYKKESFGSLLQKFVPLYVKILQELEEAGAAWIQIDEPSLNASFPIEDYFFVQKVYETFQREVPNISIMLQTYFEAADHYTKLVSLPVDGIGLDFVHGWEKNIQALKTEGFPANKSLGVGLIDGRNVWRADLQKKHSELELITSYLPEGNHFLQPSSSLLHVPVSTNSERKLSPVLKDSLSFADEKLEEINSLTNMLNKKPDEKWLEKNQKVFQRFAETFRQQSEKITGEKNKLPSKRSLPFSERKTHQDNKWKLPLLPTTTIGSFPQTKEVRLERRAFRKGEKSINEYQTFIQNKIKEWIDIQEEIGLDVLVHGEFERNDMVEFFGEKLNGFAFTENGWVQSYGSRCVKPPIIYDDVAFEHPMTVEETRFAQSLTEKPVKGMLTGPVTILNWSFERDDIPREEVAYQIALALSYEIKALESAGIEMIQVDEPALREGLPLKREEWDRYLNWAVHAFRLATSNVKPSTQIHTHMCYSEFHDMIEAIRALDADVISIETSRSHGELIEAFETAIYEKEIGLGIYDIHSPRIPSVGEMKEMIERALRVLPASLFWINPDCGLKTRNKEETVKSLKNMVQAAEEIRESHKLQIK; encoded by the coding sequence ATGGGAATTACATGGACAAGCAGTAATTTAGGTTATCCAAGACTCGGAGAAAACAGAGAGTGGAAAAAACTATTAGAGCGTTTATGGAAAAATGAACTAGATGAAGAAACATTTTTAAAAGAAATGAAACATCTTCGTTTAAATCATTTAAAAAAACAAAAAGCCAAAGGTATTCAAAGCATACCAGTTGGCGATTTTACCTTTTATGACCACATGCTAGATACAGCTGTAATGTTCGGAATCATTCCGAGGAGATTTCACTCAACCGATAAGAAAATTTCATTATCTACTTATTTTGCAATGGCACGAGGTACAGCAGAGGCTCCCGCTTGTGAAATGACCAAGTGGTTCAATACAAATTACCATTATATTGTGCCTGAACTTAACGAGACCATCCCAACCTTAACAGAAAATAAACCGCTAAAAGCTTATTTAGAAGTGAAGGAAGAGTTAGGTATAGAAGGTAAACCCGTACTTATTGGACCAATAACTTTTCTCAAACTCTCAAAAGGGTATAAAAAAGAAAGCTTTGGATCTTTGCTCCAAAAATTTGTCCCATTATACGTTAAAATTCTTCAAGAACTGGAAGAGGCAGGAGCAGCTTGGATACAAATCGATGAGCCTTCTTTAAACGCTTCATTTCCTATCGAAGATTATTTCTTTGTTCAAAAAGTTTATGAAACATTTCAACGAGAAGTGCCCAATATTTCTATTATGCTTCAAACCTATTTCGAAGCTGCAGACCACTATACCAAACTAGTATCATTGCCTGTTGATGGAATCGGCCTTGATTTTGTTCACGGCTGGGAGAAAAATATACAAGCACTGAAAACGGAAGGATTTCCTGCAAATAAATCTCTGGGAGTTGGTTTGATTGATGGCCGTAATGTATGGCGTGCCGATTTACAGAAAAAACATAGCGAACTTGAGTTAATCACCAGTTATCTCCCTGAAGGAAACCATTTTCTGCAGCCTTCAAGCAGTCTCCTTCATGTTCCGGTTTCAACAAACAGTGAAAGAAAACTTTCACCTGTTTTAAAAGATAGTCTTTCTTTTGCGGATGAAAAATTAGAAGAAATAAATTCATTAACTAATATGTTGAACAAAAAACCTGATGAAAAATGGTTGGAAAAAAATCAAAAGGTATTCCAACGTTTCGCTGAAACCTTTCGGCAGCAGTCAGAGAAAATAACAGGAGAGAAGAATAAACTTCCATCTAAGCGCAGCCTGCCTTTCTCCGAACGTAAAACTCACCAGGATAATAAATGGAAGCTTCCTTTACTTCCAACTACTACTATTGGCAGCTTCCCGCAAACCAAAGAGGTGAGATTGGAAAGACGAGCTTTTCGGAAAGGGGAAAAATCAATTAACGAATATCAAACTTTTATTCAAAACAAAATCAAAGAATGGATTGATATTCAAGAGGAAATTGGGCTCGATGTTCTTGTACATGGAGAGTTTGAACGAAATGATATGGTGGAGTTTTTCGGTGAAAAATTAAATGGATTTGCTTTTACTGAAAACGGCTGGGTCCAGTCTTATGGTTCTCGCTGTGTCAAACCGCCAATTATTTATGATGATGTAGCATTTGAACATCCAATGACCGTGGAAGAAACCCGCTTCGCTCAATCCTTAACAGAAAAACCGGTAAAAGGTATGCTGACTGGTCCAGTTACTATTCTAAATTGGTCTTTTGAAAGAGATGATATTCCACGTGAAGAAGTAGCTTATCAAATTGCCTTAGCATTAAGTTATGAAATAAAAGCCCTCGAATCGGCAGGCATAGAAATGATTCAAGTGGATGAACCTGCTTTAAGGGAAGGATTGCCTTTAAAACGGGAGGAATGGGATCGATATTTGAATTGGGCTGTGCATGCTTTTCGTTTAGCAACATCTAATGTGAAGCCTTCTACACAAATCCACACCCATATGTGCTACAGCGAGTTTCATGACATGATTGAGGCCATTAGAGCCCTTGATGCTGATGTTATTTCTATTGAAACATCAAGAAGTCATGGAGAGTTGATAGAAGCGTTTGAAACCGCGATTTACGAAAAAGAAATTGGTCTAGGTATTTACGATATTCATAGTCCAAGAATTCCCTCAGTAGGAGAAATGAAAGAAATGATTGAACGAGCCTTACGGGTTCTGCCTGCTTCTTTATTCTGGATCAATCCAGATTGCGGTTTAAAAACTAGAAACAAAGAAGAAACAGTGAAATCTTTGAAAAATATGGTACAAGCAGCAGAAGAAATTCGAGAGTCCCATAAACTGCAAATAAAGTAA
- a CDS encoding DNA-3-methyladenine glycosylase, producing MYEVKNMSFEPIGAEYFNQSTLEMAKSLVGQILVKETERGLAAGRIVETEAYMGPDDRAAHSYRNRRTKRTEVMFSTPGHVYTYEMHTHCLVNVVCEKTGIPQAVLIRAVEPVEGIELMYERRGNKKEKDLTNGPGKLTKALGIIKADYGRRFYEKPLYIAEGQAPSSITSGPRIGIDNSGEAKDYPWRFWETGNPFVSR from the coding sequence ATGTATGAGGTGAAAAATATGTCTTTTGAACCGATAGGTGCTGAATATTTCAATCAGTCCACCTTAGAAATGGCCAAAAGTCTTGTCGGCCAAATTTTAGTGAAAGAAACAGAAAGAGGATTAGCGGCAGGACGTATTGTGGAAACCGAAGCTTACATGGGACCTGATGACAGGGCCGCACATAGTTATCGAAACAGACGGACAAAACGAACAGAGGTTATGTTTAGTACACCTGGTCATGTGTACACGTATGAGATGCATACCCATTGTTTAGTTAATGTAGTGTGTGAAAAAACCGGGATACCGCAGGCTGTATTGATAAGAGCTGTAGAACCCGTTGAAGGCATCGAGCTCATGTATGAGCGGAGGGGAAATAAAAAAGAAAAAGATTTAACAAATGGTCCAGGAAAACTAACAAAAGCACTTGGAATTATAAAAGCTGATTATGGCCGGCGTTTTTATGAAAAGCCTTTATATATAGCAGAAGGCCAAGCACCATCATCTATTACGAGCGGCCCGCGGATAGGAATAGATAACTCAGGAGAAGCCAAAGATTATCCATGGAGATTTTGGGAAACGGGTAATCCATTTGTATCAAGATAA
- a CDS encoding YeeE/YedE family protein — translation MQAHVPPVSEQKGAEKSSSSLKQAQMPLVIGGLIAAAILFIFLSLTQNIVQPLMLIIGLLLGYTLFHARFGFTSAFRRFMSVGNGQALRSHMVMLAAAVTLFAPILATGFTFFGGTAEGYVAPVGVSLFVGAFMFGVGMQLGGGCASGTLYAVGGGRSVMFITLLFFIIGATIGAYHFDFWTNDLPAFEPISLATSTGLGYVGAWFVSILFFGLIFIITLRMEKKKNPPKMAALPSAKGWKRIFRGSWPLITAAIMLAVLNALTLTTRGQPWGITSAFTLWGSKAAEAAGIDVSSWGYWQANADQLQASIFADSTTVLNFGVILGAFLASAAGGLFRFNNITRKNAAASIIGGLLMGYGARLAFGCNIGAYFGGIASFSLHGYIWGVLALAGTFLALFLRPLLGLSVPKSKDSFC, via the coding sequence ATGCAAGCCCATGTTCCGCCTGTTTCAGAACAAAAAGGGGCGGAAAAAAGCAGCAGCTCGTTAAAGCAGGCTCAAATGCCGCTTGTAATAGGAGGTTTAATTGCTGCAGCAATTCTCTTTATTTTCCTGTCGTTAACCCAGAACATCGTGCAGCCATTGATGCTGATTATAGGTCTTTTATTAGGATACACTTTGTTTCATGCTCGCTTTGGCTTTACTTCAGCTTTTCGACGGTTTATGTCGGTAGGTAATGGTCAAGCGTTAAGGTCGCATATGGTAATGCTTGCAGCCGCAGTCACTCTGTTTGCTCCGATCTTAGCAACAGGTTTCACTTTCTTTGGCGGGACAGCAGAAGGCTACGTTGCCCCCGTAGGAGTGAGTCTTTTTGTTGGTGCGTTTATGTTCGGGGTCGGTATGCAGCTTGGAGGCGGCTGTGCTTCAGGAACACTTTATGCTGTTGGCGGTGGAAGGTCGGTAATGTTTATCACTTTGCTGTTCTTCATCATAGGTGCTACTATTGGGGCTTATCATTTTGATTTTTGGACAAATGATTTGCCAGCTTTTGAGCCAATTTCTTTAGCAACTTCCACAGGACTTGGATATGTTGGAGCCTGGTTTGTTTCTATTCTATTTTTCGGGCTCATTTTTATTATTACGCTTCGGATGGAAAAGAAAAAGAATCCGCCAAAAATGGCAGCTTTACCTTCCGCAAAAGGGTGGAAACGAATTTTTCGAGGATCATGGCCCTTAATAACAGCTGCAATAATGCTCGCCGTTTTAAACGCTTTAACCTTAACGACTCGCGGCCAGCCGTGGGGAATTACGTCCGCATTTACTCTGTGGGGATCAAAAGCAGCTGAAGCTGCTGGAATTGATGTATCCAGCTGGGGATATTGGCAAGCAAATGCAGATCAGCTGCAGGCTTCTATTTTTGCAGACTCGACTACAGTCTTAAATTTTGGTGTTATTTTAGGAGCTTTTCTTGCCTCAGCTGCAGGCGGACTTTTTAGGTTTAATAATATTACGCGGAAAAATGCTGCTGCTTCTATCATTGGCGGTTTACTGATGGGATATGGAGCCCGTCTTGCCTTTGGTTGTAATATCGGTGCATACTTTGGAGGAATTGCATCCTTTAGTCTACACGGTTATATTTGGGGTGTGCTTGCCCTTGCTGGAACATTTTTAGCGCTGTTCTTACGCCCGCTATTAGGTCTTTCGGTACCTAAATCTAAAGATTCGTTCTGTTAA
- a CDS encoding NAD-dependent protein deacylase, whose amino-acid sequence MEKLADWIKNANYTVVMTGAGMSTESGVPDFRSNKGIWKDRDPIALASTEALQYNREAFFSFYQLRIKSLEEVKPNNGHYTLADWEHHGLLQSLITQNVDDLHSKAGSRNMAELHGSIAELRCHDCGYQISSEAYLENNTTCPKCGGFFRPNVVLFGEMLPEKAIQFAQQETAKADLFIVLGSSLSVAPASAFPAEAKENGAKLVIINKTTTELDDHADLVIQERSISEVLEETNKFL is encoded by the coding sequence GTGGAAAAATTAGCAGATTGGATAAAAAATGCGAACTACACTGTGGTTATGACAGGGGCAGGAATGTCCACTGAAAGCGGGGTGCCTGACTTTCGTTCTAACAAAGGGATATGGAAAGATCGTGATCCTATCGCTTTAGCAAGTACCGAAGCCTTGCAATACAACCGGGAAGCTTTCTTTTCTTTTTATCAATTAAGAATAAAGTCTCTAGAAGAAGTAAAGCCCAATAACGGCCACTATACACTGGCAGACTGGGAACATCACGGACTCCTGCAAAGTCTTATTACACAAAATGTTGACGATCTTCACTCAAAAGCCGGCAGTAGAAATATGGCAGAGCTTCATGGATCTATTGCTGAACTTCGCTGTCATGATTGCGGTTATCAAATATCTAGTGAGGCTTACCTCGAAAATAATACAACGTGCCCCAAATGCGGCGGCTTTTTTCGTCCTAATGTCGTTTTATTTGGAGAAATGCTTCCAGAAAAAGCAATACAATTTGCTCAGCAAGAAACAGCAAAGGCCGATTTATTCATTGTGCTGGGTTCAAGTTTATCTGTAGCACCAGCTTCAGCGTTTCCAGCTGAAGCAAAAGAAAACGGAGCAAAACTTGTTATAATTAATAAAACGACTACTGAACTTGACGATCACGCTGATTTAGTGATTCAAGAACGCAGCATAAGTGAGGTTTTAGAAGAAACAAATAAGTTTCTATAG
- a CDS encoding spore coat associated protein CotJA: MKEFTQRKFYRPYISPFDPCPPIRVKSYETPPELYLGFQPPGLPQYNPQQALFCGTLWPVLFSPYEKSYTRGDET, translated from the coding sequence ATGAAAGAATTTACTCAGCGGAAGTTTTACCGACCTTATATCAGTCCGTTTGATCCTTGTCCGCCGATCAGGGTAAAGTCTTATGAAACTCCTCCAGAACTCTATTTAGGCTTTCAGCCGCCCGGCCTTCCGCAGTATAATCCTCAGCAGGCCTTATTTTGCGGGACCCTTTGGCCTGTTTTATTTTCTCCGTATGAAAAATCTTATACTCGGGGGGATGAAACATGA
- a CDS encoding spore coat protein CotJB gives MSQKQLPKEFYPLMEELQAVDFVLVELTLYLDTHPNDTAAIQQFNEMAYYRHQLVPQIEQYYGPLQQFGNSYSGYPWNWNQSPWPWQL, from the coding sequence ATGAGCCAAAAGCAGCTTCCGAAAGAATTTTATCCATTAATGGAAGAACTTCAAGCGGTCGATTTTGTATTAGTGGAATTAACTTTGTATTTGGATACTCATCCAAATGATACAGCTGCCATTCAGCAATTTAACGAGATGGCCTATTACCGTCATCAATTAGTACCGCAAATTGAACAGTATTATGGTCCTTTGCAGCAATTCGGAAACAGCTACAGCGGTTATCCTTGGAACTGGAACCAATCACCATGGCCGTGGCAACTATAG
- a CDS encoding manganese catalase family protein has translation MWIYEKKLQYPVRVSTCNPMLAKYLIEQYGGADGELAAALRYLNQRYSIPDEVIGLLTDIGTEEFAHLEMIATMVYKLTKDATPDQMKAAGLGAHYADHDKALFYHNAAGVPWTATYIQAKGDPIADLYEDIAAEEKARATYQWLIDMSDDPDLNDGLRFLREREVVHSQRFREAVEILKEERDKQKFF, from the coding sequence ATGTGGATTTATGAAAAAAAGCTGCAATATCCAGTTAGAGTGAGTACATGTAATCCGATGCTGGCAAAGTATTTAATTGAACAGTATGGCGGTGCAGATGGAGAACTAGCTGCTGCGCTCCGTTATTTAAATCAACGATATAGTATTCCGGATGAAGTTATTGGATTACTTACTGATATTGGTACCGAAGAGTTTGCCCATTTAGAAATGATTGCTACGATGGTATATAAATTAACAAAAGATGCTACTCCGGACCAAATGAAAGCTGCTGGACTCGGGGCTCACTATGCTGACCATGACAAAGCTCTTTTTTACCATAATGCAGCCGGAGTTCCATGGACGGCTACCTATATTCAAGCAAAAGGGGATCCTATTGCTGACTTATATGAAGACATCGCTGCTGAAGAAAAGGCACGTGCTACTTACCAATGGCTTATTGATATGTCCGATGATCCTGATTTAAATGATGGCTTGAGATTTTTAAGAGAAAGAGAAGTCGTTCATTCCCAGCGTTTTAGAGAAGCAGTTGAAATATTAAAAGAAGAAAGAGATAAACAGAAATTTTTTTAA